Proteins from a genomic interval of Lysobacter arenosi:
- the fabB gene encoding beta-ketoacyl-ACP synthase I, whose translation MRRVVITGLGIVSCIGNDRASVSASLREGRPGISFVPEYEQLGLRSQVAGVPHIDLDARIDRKLKRFMGDAAAYSYVAMQDAIADAGLDEEQVRNVRTGVIAGSGGGSPQWQIETADLLRNKGVRRIGPYMVPRTMCSTVSASLATAFGIRGHSYSVSAACATSAHCIGMAADLIRLGVQDVVFAGGGEEVHWGMTSQFDAMGALSTHRNDNPLAASRPYDADRDGFVIAGGGGMLVLEDYEHAKARGARIIAELVGYGVTSDGADMVAPSGEGAVRCMQMALAGLDGQGVGPVDYLNTHGTSTPLGDVVELEAVRAAFGDAIPPLSSTKALSGHSLGAASVHEAVYCLLMMEDGFIAGSANIDTIDPRAEGFPIVRESRDQVCTTVMSNSFGFGGTNATLVFKRVQ comes from the coding sequence GTGCGCAGGGTAGTCATCACCGGCCTAGGTATCGTTTCCTGCATCGGCAATGATCGCGCTTCGGTTTCCGCATCGTTGCGCGAAGGACGTCCCGGCATCAGCTTCGTTCCCGAATACGAGCAGCTGGGGCTGCGCAGCCAGGTCGCGGGCGTGCCGCACATCGACCTGGATGCGCGGATCGACCGCAAGCTCAAGCGCTTCATGGGCGATGCCGCGGCCTACAGCTACGTGGCCATGCAGGACGCAATCGCCGACGCCGGTCTCGACGAGGAACAGGTGCGCAATGTCCGCACCGGCGTGATCGCCGGCTCGGGCGGCGGTTCGCCGCAATGGCAGATCGAAACCGCCGACCTGTTGCGCAACAAGGGCGTGCGTCGAATCGGTCCGTACATGGTGCCGCGCACGATGTGCTCGACGGTATCGGCCTCGCTGGCCACCGCGTTCGGCATTCGCGGCCACAGCTATTCGGTGTCCGCGGCCTGCGCGACCTCGGCGCATTGCATCGGCATGGCCGCCGACCTCATCCGCCTTGGCGTGCAGGACGTGGTCTTTGCCGGTGGCGGCGAAGAAGTGCATTGGGGCATGACTTCGCAGTTCGACGCCATGGGCGCGCTGTCGACCCATCGCAACGACAACCCGCTTGCGGCATCGCGCCCCTATGACGCCGACCGCGACGGATTCGTCATCGCCGGCGGCGGCGGCATGCTGGTGCTGGAGGATTACGAGCACGCCAAGGCCCGCGGCGCACGCATCATCGCCGAGCTGGTGGGCTACGGCGTGACCTCCGATGGCGCCGACATGGTCGCACCCTCGGGCGAAGGCGCGGTCAGGTGCATGCAGATGGCGCTGGCCGGACTGGATGGCCAGGGCGTCGGTCCCGTCGACTACCTCAACACGCACGGCACTTCGACGCCGTTGGGCGACGTGGTCGAGCTGGAAGCGGTTCGCGCGGCATTCGGCGATGCGATCCCGCCGCTGTCGTCGACCAAGGCACTCAGCGGCCACTCGCTCGGAGCGGCCAGCGTGCACGAGGCGGTCTATTGCCTGCTGATGATGGAGGACGGCTTCATTGCCGGCTCGGCCAACATCGACACCATCGATCCGCGCGCAGAGGGCTTCCCGATCGTGCGCGAGAGTCGTGATCAGGTCTGTACGACGGTGATGTCGAACAGCTTCGGCTTCGGCGGCACCAACGCCACGCTGGTGTTCAAGCGCGTTCAGTAG
- the fabA gene encoding 3-hydroxyacyl-[acyl-carrier-protein] dehydratase FabA, translating to MTRPSSFDREQLLACANGTMFGPGNARLPAPPMLMFDRITEISTEGGRYGKGVIRAELDINPDLWFFACHFEGDPVMPGCLGLDAMWQLCGFFLPWLGEPGRGRALGVGEVKFTGQVLPNAKLVQYEIDIRRVMRGKLALVIGEGRMSVDGREIYTADNLRVGLFTSTEGF from the coding sequence ATGACCCGTCCCTCCTCATTCGATCGCGAGCAATTGCTCGCATGTGCCAACGGCACCATGTTTGGTCCGGGCAATGCCCGCCTGCCGGCTCCGCCGATGCTGATGTTCGATCGCATCACCGAGATTTCGACTGAAGGCGGTCGCTACGGCAAGGGCGTGATCCGCGCAGAACTCGATATCAATCCCGACCTGTGGTTCTTCGCCTGCCATTTCGAAGGCGACCCGGTGATGCCCGGTTGCCTGGGCCTGGATGCGATGTGGCAGCTGTGCGGTTTCTTCCTGCCGTGGCTGGGCGAACCCGGCCGCGGCCGAGCGCTGGGCGTGGGCGAAGTGAAGTTCACCGGCCAGGTGCTGCCCAATGCCAAGCTGGTCCAGTACGAGATCGACATTCGCCGCGTGATGCGCGGCAAGCTGGCGCTGGTCATCGGCGAAGGCCGGATGTCGGTCGACGGACGCGAGATCTACACCGCGGACAACCTGCGCGTCGGTCTGTTCACCTCGACGGAGGGCTTCTGA